Proteins co-encoded in one Rhopalosiphum maidis isolate BTI-1 chromosome 2, ASM367621v3, whole genome shotgun sequence genomic window:
- the LOC113553206 gene encoding glucose dehydrogenase [FAD, quinone]-like, producing the protein MFAYLTVITMLCLGRSDRVSSLMYPHDYGPTLFASAGNVTFDFVVVGGGSAGATVAARLSEIPKWNVLLLEAGGDPPNYTETPLRYSDALTSDVDWTFITEPEPRLFGGLESGRCLVSRGLMLGGSSSMNAMMYLRGTRRDFDEWERLGNAGWGFGDVLPYFVKSENFTGGSGRRDAVPHGRDGPLTVGPLVSIDPAYSAVADGNRLLRLAELDDMNRFAPPAIGYGPLDFTVRDGLRCSTLKAFLLPASERPNLFVAKNARVTRVMVQRTDFPGGGNRARAVGVEYVGPAGRTGRVYVTREVILSAGVIMSPQILMVSGVGPARHLRQHGIHVLSDLPVGYNYQDHVSFAGLVFSDRKDRSRADIARESADLTRATFDLVSRGVGTLGLTNLVSFVDTADKGHADVQVVYLRYPYNSTRNTPNKRSRLSNMFGYSDRVATLFDDLNKLSDSVLAIPINVDGRSTGRVVLRSADPLARPKIYTNYLSYDDEIETLLRGIDFVVQLSKTKPMVDAGLKLEPVAYPDCTAHAWGTRDYWVCAIRNVATSFYHPVGTCRMGPTCDQRSVVDTTLNVIGVRGLRVIDSSIMPKVVSVNTNAATIMIAEKGSDIIKKYYGKLP; encoded by the exons ATGTTTGCTTATTTGACAGTTATCACTATGCTGTGTTTG GGACGATCGGATAGAGTTTCGTCGCTGATGTATCCGCACGACTACGGTCCGACGCTGTTCGCGAGCGCCGGCAACGTGACGTTCGACTTCGTAGTGGTGGGCGGCGGTAGCGCCGGCGCCACGGTCGCAGCCCGCCTCAGCGAGATACCCAAATGGAATGTGCTGCTGTTGGAGGCGGGTGGCGACCCGCCGAACTACACGGAGACGCCGCTCAGGTACAGCGACGCGCTGACCAGCGACGTCGACTGGACGTTCATCACGGAACCCGAACCGCGCCTGTTCGGCGGCCTGGAAAGCGGCCGATGTCTGGTGTCCAGGGGCCTGATGTTGGGCGGGTCGTCGTCCATGAACGCCATGATGTACTTGCGGGGCACCAGGCGCGACTTTGACGAGTGGGAGCGGCTGGGCAACGCGGGCTGGGGGTTCGGCGACGTGCTACCGTACTTCGTCAAGTCGGAGAACTTCACGGGCGGCAGCGGTCGGCGGGACGCGGTGCCGCACGGCCGCGACGGCCCGCTCACCGTCGGCCCGCTGGTTTCCATCGACCCGGCGTACTCGGCGGTCGCGGACGGCAACCGGCTGCTCCGGTTGGCCGAATTGGACGACATGAACCGGTTCGCGCCCCCGGCGATCGGCTACGGGCCGCTGGACTTCACGGTGCGCGACGGCCTCCGGTGCAGCACGCTCAAGGCGTTCCTGTTGCCGGCCAGCGAACGGCCGAACCTGTTCGTGGCGAAAAACGCCAGGGTGACGCGGGTGATGGTCCAACGGACCGATTTTCCGGGCGGCGGAAACCGCGCCAGGGCGGTGGGCGTCGAGTACGTCGGGCCGGCGGGGCGAACGGGACGCGTGTACGTGACCCGCGAAGTGATACTGTCCGCGGGCGTGATCATGAGCCCTCAGATTCTGATGGTGTCGGGCGTGGGACCCGCGAGACATTTGCGCCAACACGGAATCCACGTTCTCAGCGACTTGCCGGTCGGCTACAACTACCAGGATCACGTTTCGTTCGCCGGACTGGTGTTCAGCGACCGGAAGGACAGATCCCGAGCCGACATAGCCCGTGAGAGCGCCGACCTGACCCGGGCCACGTTCGACTTGGTGTCCAGAGGCGTGGGCACGTTGGGCCTGACAAACCTCGTGAGCTTCGTCGACACCGCGGACAAGGGTCACGCCGACGTGCAGGTCGTGTACCTCAGGTATCCGTACAACAGCACGAGGAACACACCGAACAAACGGAGCAGGCTGTCGAACATGTTCGGATACTCGGACCGAGTGGCAACGCTGTTCGACGATCTGAACAAACTGAGCGACTCCGTGCTCGCGATACCTATTAACGTCGACGGCCGAAGCACCGGGCGCGTGGTCCTGCGGTCGGCTGACCCGTTGGCGCGCCCGAAGATCTACACCAATTACTTGTCGTACGACGACGAGATCGAGACGCTGCTGCGCGGAATCGATTTCGTCGTGCAACTGTCAAAAACCAAGCCGATGGTAGACGCGGGACTGAAGCTGGAACCAGTCGCGTATCCAGACTGCACGGCTCACGCCTGGGGAACCAGGGACTATTGGGTGTGCGCTATTCGTAACGTTGCCACGTCGTTCTATCATCCGGTGGGCACGTGCCGGATGGGTCCCACCTGCGATCAGCGGTCCGTCGTCGACACCACGCTAAACGTGATAGGCGTGCGGGGTCTCAGGGTGATCGACAGTTCGATAATGCCCAAAGTCGTTTCGGTAAACACGAACGCCGCGACCATAATGATCGCCGAAAAGGGATcggacattataaaaaaatattacggtAAACTCCCgtaa
- the LOC113554443 gene encoding nuclear receptor subfamily 2 group E member 1 yields the protein MGRTLPIPVYCRVCGDKSFGKHYGVYCCDGCSCFFKRSVRRRIVYTCIAGTGQCIVDKARRNWCPFCRLQKCMRVNMNVSAVQDERGPRKSKIPKIPEINTVVPKNWKTRNEYIYEIGAQIFLTSLRQCRFNESIAMLPKADQNEILNKTWHQSFVLMAAFWPTNLITLLSDSNSTVERIVATLIASHRAMRLDSVEYNLVLTLVLCRPDLCGSAEFRNDLNTIGTNAKDALMKHAAFKSPTRYYGILACILSVTEDLAGYIKIIFFEPSVRNVPMNHLVSVIT from the exons ATGG gACGAACGTTACCGATCCCGGTGTACTGCCGGGTGTGTGGCGACAAGTCATTTGGGAAACACTACGGTGTTTACTGCTGCGATGGTTGTTCCTGTTTTTTCAAGCGGAGTGTCAGGCGGAGGATTGTATACACATGTATCG CTGGCACGGGTCAGTGTATTGTGGACAAGGCTAGAAGAAATTGGTGCCCGTTTTGTAGACTTCAAAAGTGTATGAGGGTCAACATGAACGTTTCCG cTGTTCAAGACGAACGAGGTCCGAGAAAATccaaaatacctaaaataccTGAAATCAATACCGTTGTGCCAAAAAACTGGAAAACAAGAA ATGAATACATATACGAAATTGGtgctcaaatatttttaacgagtCTCAGACAATGTAGATTCAATGAATCGATAGCTATGTTACCAAAAGCTGACCaaaatgaaatactcaataaaaCATGGCATCAATCTTTCGTGCTGATGGCGGCATTTTGGCCGACAAACCTCATAACACTATTATCCGA TTCAAATTCAACCGTCGAACGTATAGTCGCCACGTTAATAGCCAGTCACCGGGCTATGAGACTCGATTCAGTCGAATACAATTTAGTGCTTACCCTCGTCCTATGTCGACCCG ATCTATGCGGTTCAGCTGAGTTCAGAAACGACTTGAACACCATTGGAACAAACGCTAAGGACGCTCTGATGAAACACGCTGCGTTCAAGTCACCGACCAGATACTACGGAATATTGGCCTGTATACTTTCCGTCACTGAAGACTTGGCggggtacataaaaataatttttttcgaacCATCCGTCAGAAATGTGCCAATGAATCACCTAGTGTCGGTCATTACTTAG